One part of the Cyclobacteriaceae bacterium genome encodes these proteins:
- a CDS encoding lactate 2-monooxygenase: MDKFSALDWQKQIYLGGFAGKKAALKINIQHLEESARLRMSPEAFAYIAGGAGNESTMRANREAFEKYKIVPRMLRNVGERDTRIELFGHTLASPFLLSPIGVLEMVHKEADVAVGRAAATLGVPYIFSNQASRPMEEVAAVMGNAPRWFQLYWSKSNDLVASFVKRAERCSCSAIVVTLDTTMLGWRTRDLEMAYLPFLEGKGIAQYTSDPVFQKLMDEPASGDRPKRTITWQTLRGLISMVNNYPGSGFFQKLRSGNPMRAVQKFISTYSNPCTTWDDLHFLREQTKLPIILKGILHSDDARKAVDFGVDGILVSNHGGRQVDGSISTLEALPSIVETVNGRIPVLLDSGVRGGADVFKALALGAKAVCIGRPYVYGLTLAGEAGVYEVLRNFMADFELTMGLTGCKNVAEITRETLL; this comes from the coding sequence ATGGATAAATTTTCGGCATTGGATTGGCAAAAGCAGATATACCTGGGCGGATTTGCTGGAAAGAAGGCTGCTCTTAAAATTAACATTCAGCATTTGGAAGAGTCTGCACGGCTGCGCATGTCACCCGAGGCTTTTGCCTATATAGCCGGGGGTGCCGGGAATGAAAGTACCATGCGGGCTAATCGTGAAGCTTTTGAAAAATACAAAATCGTGCCGCGCATGCTCAGGAATGTGGGTGAACGTGACACGCGAATAGAGTTATTTGGCCATACCCTGGCCTCTCCATTTTTGTTATCGCCAATTGGTGTATTGGAAATGGTGCATAAAGAAGCCGATGTTGCCGTTGGCCGTGCTGCGGCAACATTAGGTGTACCCTATATTTTTTCAAACCAGGCCTCCCGGCCTATGGAGGAAGTAGCAGCAGTCATGGGCAATGCCCCTCGTTGGTTCCAATTGTATTGGAGTAAGTCGAATGATTTGGTTGCAAGTTTTGTAAAACGGGCGGAGCGTTGTAGTTGTTCGGCCATTGTGGTTACACTGGACACAACCATGCTGGGTTGGCGTACCCGCGACCTTGAAATGGCATACCTGCCTTTTCTTGAAGGTAAAGGAATTGCTCAATATACTTCCGATCCTGTTTTTCAGAAGTTAATGGATGAGCCAGCATCAGGCGATCGGCCAAAACGCACCATCACCTGGCAAACCTTACGAGGATTGATAAGCATGGTGAACAATTATCCAGGTTCAGGATTTTTTCAAAAGCTCCGGTCAGGAAACCCCATGCGTGCAGTTCAAAAATTTATCAGCACTTACTCGAATCCATGCACCACATGGGATGACCTTCACTTTCTTCGTGAACAAACCAAACTGCCCATTATATTGAAAGGGATACTACATAGTGATGACGCCCGCAAGGCAGTAGATTTTGGTGTTGACGGAATTCTGGTTTCAAACCATGGCGGGCGACAGGTAGATGGTTCCATCTCAACGCTGGAAGCACTTCCCTCGATTGTAGAAACAGTAAACGGACGAATACCGGTTTTGCTGGATAGTGGAGTTCGTGGTGGGGCTGATGTATTTAAAGCGCTCGCCTTGGGCGCAAAAGCTGTTTGTATAGGCCGACCCTATGTTTATGGATTAACGCTTGCCGGGGAAGCGGGCGTGTACGAAGTGTTGCGCAATTTTATGGCTGATTTTGAACTTACCATGGGACTTACAGGTTGCAAGAACGTTGCTGAAATAACCCGCGAAACCCTACTATAG
- a CDS encoding DUF4197 domain-containing protein codes for MKQLGWFMVIVLTACTTTQINQALGDLNKSVGGSQPLTTAEVAEGLKEALIKGISTGSDQASQLDGFFKNPQIKIPFPPDVKRVEDRLRQMGLGGEVDKFVMTLNRGAEDAAKEAKPIFISAIRQMTIQDAWSILKGEENAATEYLKRTTSAQLYEKFQPVIANSLNKVNATKYYGDLVGTYNKIPMVEKVNPDLNDYATNKAMDGLFLLIAGEEKKIREDPLARTTDLLKRVFGSHK; via the coding sequence ATGAAGCAACTGGGATGGTTTATGGTTATTGTTTTAACTGCGTGTACAACCACACAGATTAACCAGGCGTTGGGAGATTTAAACAAATCGGTAGGAGGCAGCCAACCCTTAACTACTGCAGAAGTTGCCGAGGGATTGAAAGAGGCACTTATTAAAGGTATATCTACAGGGTCGGATCAGGCTTCACAGTTGGATGGTTTTTTTAAAAACCCACAAATAAAAATCCCCTTTCCGCCCGATGTAAAACGTGTTGAGGACAGGCTCCGCCAAATGGGTTTAGGTGGTGAAGTGGATAAATTTGTAATGACCCTAAACCGTGGAGCAGAAGATGCCGCCAAAGAGGCAAAGCCTATTTTTATCAGTGCCATCCGGCAGATGACCATTCAGGATGCCTGGAGTATTTTAAAAGGTGAAGAAAATGCAGCTACCGAATACCTGAAACGCACTACCTCTGCCCAACTCTATGAAAAGTTCCAGCCTGTAATAGCCAATTCGTTAAATAAGGTAAATGCTACTAAATACTATGGTGATCTTGTAGGAACCTACAATAAGATACCGATGGTGGAAAAAGTTAACCCTGATTTGAATGACTATGCTACCAATAAGGCCATGGATGGATTGTTCTTATTGATTGCCGGTGAGGAGAAAAAGATCCGGGAAGATCCATTGGCCCGTACCACAGATTTACTAAAGA